A window of the Streptomyces finlayi genome harbors these coding sequences:
- a CDS encoding exodeoxyribonuclease III, with amino-acid sequence MLTVTSVNVNGLRAAAKKGFVEWLAGTEADVICLQEVRAEPQQLPAEVREPEGWHTVHAPAAAKGRAGVSLFTRHAPERVQIGFGGFGGTEGAEFDASGRYVEVDLPGVTVASLYLPSGEVGTERQEEKERFMAAFLPYLEGLKGRSAAEGREVLVCGDWNIAHQEADLKNWKANRKSSGFLPEERAWLTRVFDEARYVDVVRALHPDVEGPYSWWSYRGRAFDNDSGWRIDYQVATPGLAARAVKAWVERAATHGERWSDHAPVTVTYER; translated from the coding sequence ATGCTCACTGTGACCTCCGTAAATGTAAACGGCCTCCGCGCCGCCGCGAAAAAGGGCTTCGTCGAGTGGCTGGCCGGGACCGAGGCTGATGTGATCTGCCTCCAGGAGGTCCGGGCCGAGCCGCAGCAGCTCCCCGCCGAGGTGCGGGAGCCCGAGGGCTGGCACACCGTCCACGCGCCCGCCGCCGCCAAGGGCCGGGCAGGCGTCTCCCTCTTTACGCGGCACGCGCCGGAGCGGGTGCAGATCGGCTTCGGCGGCTTCGGCGGGACCGAGGGTGCGGAGTTCGACGCGAGCGGCAGGTACGTCGAGGTCGATCTGCCCGGTGTCACGGTCGCGAGCCTGTATCTGCCCTCGGGCGAGGTCGGCACGGAGCGGCAGGAGGAGAAGGAGCGGTTCATGGCCGCGTTCCTCCCGTATCTGGAGGGGCTCAAGGGGCGCTCGGCGGCCGAAGGGCGCGAGGTCCTGGTCTGCGGTGACTGGAACATCGCGCACCAGGAGGCCGACCTGAAGAACTGGAAGGCCAACAGGAAGAGCTCCGGCTTCCTCCCGGAGGAGCGCGCCTGGCTGACCCGGGTCTTCGACGAGGCGCGGTACGTCGACGTGGTGCGAGCGCTGCATCCGGACGTCGAGGGGCCGTACTCCTGGTGGTCCTACCGCGGGCGGGCGTTCGACAACGACTCGGGATGGCGGATCGACTATCAGGTGGCGACCCCGGGACTGGCCGCGCGCGCGGTCAAGGCGTGGGTCGAGCGTGCCGCCACGCACGGGGAGCGGTGGAGCGACCATGCCCCGGTGACGGTCACGTACGAGCGGTAG
- a CDS encoding IS3 family transposase, whose amino-acid sequence MDEAFTGVEAQLGITAACRLTGRSRATHYRRLRPPPPREERAPQVQPSALSDEERAVVLELMNGEEYAELAPAQIWARELDAGRYHCSVSTMYRILREQGQSGERRRQATHPARTVPELVATGPSQVFTWDITKAAGPVKGVWYHAYVIIDIFSRYIVGHTVEAAESATRAEELIRETITRNGIVPETVHADRGTSMTSKKVSQLLIDLGVTRSHSRPKVSNDNPYSEAHFKTTKYMSDYPERFDSLTHAREWFDAFIAYYNHEHRHSGIGWHTPASVHFGTAEEVRDQRAVTLAEAYARHPERFGRRPRPPQIPQTAWINDPAKRREPAPQTP is encoded by the coding sequence GTGGACGAGGCGTTCACCGGCGTCGAGGCCCAGCTGGGCATCACGGCCGCCTGTCGGCTGACCGGTCGGTCCAGGGCCACCCATTACCGCCGGCTCCGGCCCCCGCCACCACGCGAAGAACGTGCCCCGCAGGTGCAGCCGTCGGCCCTGTCGGACGAAGAGCGTGCCGTGGTGCTGGAGTTGATGAACGGCGAGGAGTACGCCGAGCTTGCGCCCGCGCAGATCTGGGCCCGCGAGCTGGACGCGGGGCGCTATCACTGCTCGGTCTCGACGATGTACCGGATCCTGCGCGAACAGGGGCAGAGCGGCGAGCGCCGACGGCAGGCCACCCATCCCGCCAGGACGGTGCCCGAGCTGGTCGCCACCGGGCCCTCGCAGGTGTTCACCTGGGACATCACCAAGGCGGCCGGACCGGTCAAGGGCGTCTGGTATCACGCCTACGTGATCATCGACATCTTCAGCCGGTACATCGTCGGCCACACCGTCGAAGCGGCCGAATCAGCGACACGGGCCGAGGAACTGATCCGCGAGACCATCACCCGCAACGGCATCGTGCCCGAGACCGTGCACGCGGACCGCGGCACCTCGATGACCAGCAAGAAGGTCTCCCAGCTGCTGATCGACCTGGGGGTGACGCGGTCGCACTCGCGGCCGAAGGTCTCCAACGACAATCCTTACAGCGAGGCCCACTTCAAGACCACGAAGTACATGTCCGACTACCCCGAACGGTTCGACTCGCTGACCCACGCCCGCGAGTGGTTCGACGCCTTCATCGCGTACTACAACCACGAGCACCGGCATTCCGGCATCGGCTGGCACACCCCCGCATCCGTCCACTTCGGGACCGCCGAGGAAGTCCGCGACCAGCGCGCGGTCACCCTCGCCGAGGCATACGCCCGCCACCCCGAACGCTTCGGCCGCCGCCCCCGACCACCCCAGATACCCCAAACGGCCTGGATCAACGACCCGGCCAAGCGCCGCGAACCCGCACCACAAACCCCATAG
- a CDS encoding MerR family transcriptional regulator, with the protein MEELAKEAGISVRTLRFYRERGLIPPPRREGRIAWYDDRHLARLRTVTGLLERGHTLNGIADLAATFDSGRDVAEVLGLGEPTEETPVRLSPEQLADYFEGESTPENLAAALDLGYLAVDGEEIVHISRRLLDVSAELVREGVPLATVLAAGRRVREHADALAELFVEVLRAHSTEQEPPQLRPLARAVVDAELSMAFDRKLRRADGTHPPKAD; encoded by the coding sequence ATGGAGGAGCTGGCCAAGGAGGCCGGCATCTCCGTACGGACCCTGCGCTTCTACCGGGAGCGCGGACTCATCCCGCCGCCGCGCCGCGAGGGCCGTATCGCCTGGTACGACGACCGCCACCTGGCCCGGCTCCGCACGGTGACGGGCCTGCTGGAGCGCGGCCACACCCTCAACGGCATCGCCGACCTCGCCGCCACCTTCGACAGCGGCCGCGATGTCGCCGAAGTGCTCGGCCTGGGCGAACCGACCGAGGAGACCCCGGTCCGGCTCAGCCCCGAGCAGCTCGCCGACTACTTCGAGGGCGAGTCCACCCCGGAGAACCTCGCGGCAGCGCTCGACCTGGGCTACCTCGCTGTGGACGGCGAGGAGATCGTGCACATCAGCCGCCGGCTCCTGGACGTGTCGGCGGAGCTCGTACGGGAAGGGGTACCGCTCGCCACGGTGCTCGCCGCCGGCCGCCGCGTCCGCGAACACGCCGACGCCCTCGCCGAACTCTTCGTGGAAGTCCTGCGTGCCCACAGTACCGAGCAGGAACCGCCCCAACTCCGCCCGCTGGCACGGGCGGTGGTGGACGCCGAGCTCTCGATGGCCTTCGACCGGAAGCTGCGCCGCGCCGACGGAACGCACCCCCCGAAGGCGGACTGA
- a CDS encoding NERD domain-containing protein, whose product MTSGPRQSAPKPGPPARRERWFQPRRSGYRWEQEGLDHVRQLMPQAEPYRAWATFQFTSASGRVNECDLLIAVPGGLYLLELKGHPGRVVNHGDTWQFHADRVRTLKNPLHLTDLKAKELKSQLERAARASGDDPRRVPFIKPAVFLHDADLVSELDEFQRTAVFGRNDSASGLPGV is encoded by the coding sequence GTGACGTCAGGCCCCCGGCAGTCCGCCCCGAAGCCCGGTCCTCCTGCTCGCCGCGAGCGCTGGTTCCAGCCGCGTCGCTCCGGCTACCGGTGGGAGCAGGAAGGACTGGACCATGTGCGGCAGCTGATGCCTCAGGCTGAGCCGTACCGGGCGTGGGCGACGTTCCAGTTCACCAGTGCCTCCGGGCGGGTCAACGAGTGTGACCTGCTGATCGCCGTACCGGGCGGGCTGTACCTGCTGGAGCTGAAAGGCCACCCGGGCCGAGTGGTCAACCACGGGGACACCTGGCAGTTCCACGCCGACCGGGTGCGGACGCTGAAGAATCCGCTGCATCTCACCGACCTGAAGGCGAAGGAACTCAAGAGCCAACTGGAGCGCGCGGCACGAGCCTCGGGGGACGATCCGAGGCGGGTTCCCTTCATCAAGCCCGCCGTTTTCCTCCACGACGCGGATCTGGTGAGCGAGCTGGACGAGTTTCAGCGCACCGCGGTCTTCGGCCGCAACGACAGCGCGAGCGGGCTGCCGGGTGTCTGA
- a CDS encoding GNAT family N-acetyltransferase, translating to MTLRDGEIVLRPIKLRDQREWREINRRNRDWLRPWEATVPPPAPGGPMAQRPTYRQMIRHLRTEANAGRMLPFAIEYEGRLVGQLTVAGITWGSMCSGHVGYWVDQGVAGRGVMPTAVALAVDHCFRTVGLHRIEVCIRPENAPSRRVVGKLGFREEGLRPRYLHIDGAWRDHLIYALTADEVPEGLLRRWHQSRPGTPHPPREMK from the coding sequence GTGACGCTTCGCGACGGCGAGATCGTCCTGCGCCCCATAAAACTGCGTGACCAGCGCGAATGGCGTGAGATCAACCGCCGCAACCGCGACTGGCTGCGGCCCTGGGAGGCGACCGTGCCGCCGCCCGCGCCGGGCGGACCGATGGCGCAGCGCCCTACGTACCGTCAGATGATCCGTCATCTGCGCACAGAGGCGAACGCCGGCCGGATGCTGCCCTTCGCTATCGAGTACGAGGGCAGGCTCGTCGGGCAGTTGACGGTCGCCGGGATCACCTGGGGCTCGATGTGTTCCGGTCACGTCGGCTACTGGGTCGACCAGGGGGTGGCGGGCCGGGGTGTCATGCCGACCGCGGTCGCGCTCGCCGTCGATCACTGTTTCCGTACGGTCGGGCTGCACCGCATCGAGGTGTGCATTCGCCCGGAGAACGCGCCGAGCCGCAGAGTCGTGGGAAAACTCGGATTCCGCGAGGAAGGGCTTCGTCCACGTTATCTCCACATCGACGGTGCGTGGCGGGACCATCTGATCTACGCGCTCACCGCGGACGAGGTCCCCGAGGGGCTGCTGCGGCGCTGGCACCAGTCGAGACCCGGCACCCCGCACCCGCCCCGCGAAATGAAATAA
- a CDS encoding alpha/beta hydrolase: MTHGLIPGAGLAVVEGPGHMPNLEQPERFNAALLGFLACL; this comes from the coding sequence GTGACGCACGGGCTGATCCCGGGCGCGGGGCTGGCCGTCGTCGAGGGGCCGGGCCACATGCCCAATCTGGAGCAGCCGGAACGGTTCAACGCGGCTCTGCTCGGGTTCCTCGCCTGCCTGTGA
- the sepX gene encoding divisome protein SepX/GlpR, with amino-acid sequence MSSSGLIYAVIVGAWAAYLVPMWLRRQDELNEARPTERFSTAIRLLSGRAAMERRYAKELEERAAEEATPDVDPDAATDRLGSADVRAFAAPPAHTEARMHDPAHAPDRAPGRPVHEHQAPDSTYRERREAQGRPGQERSAPTRRPRTSSADAERARRAQRSQLLARRRRTTVVLFLAFTLGAVVAAVGGLGFLWAPAVPAVLLSTYIVHLRAKERHRFAFTMDRRRAEMAAQRLRENRPRRHQSTTTAPTEPDEEPEARHPQPEPAPTVSPQEAGRRALVEQTDHAEWVDQQRERGRVQGDSWEPVPVPLPTYVTAPVAPRASGGVEVNDPETWSAARSSTAEPTQTGTSHPVAPPADPAPRQRGNPSRRNRERGRTPLFDQYDEDDRPRAANE; translated from the coding sequence GTGAGCAGCAGCGGCCTCATCTACGCAGTCATCGTCGGGGCCTGGGCCGCCTACTTGGTGCCGATGTGGCTTCGCCGGCAGGACGAGCTCAACGAAGCACGTCCGACAGAACGCTTCAGCACCGCCATCCGGCTGCTGTCCGGACGGGCGGCCATGGAGCGCCGTTATGCCAAGGAGCTGGAGGAGCGCGCCGCCGAGGAGGCGACACCCGACGTCGACCCGGACGCGGCCACGGACCGACTGGGTTCCGCGGACGTCCGGGCCTTTGCCGCGCCTCCGGCGCACACCGAGGCCCGGATGCACGACCCGGCGCACGCTCCGGACCGGGCGCCTGGCCGTCCGGTCCATGAGCACCAGGCGCCCGATTCCACGTATAGGGAGCGCCGGGAGGCGCAGGGGCGCCCGGGGCAGGAGCGGTCCGCTCCCACCAGACGCCCGCGCACGTCCAGCGCGGATGCCGAGCGGGCCCGGCGGGCCCAGCGCTCGCAGCTCCTGGCCCGCCGTCGTCGTACCACCGTCGTCCTCTTCCTGGCCTTCACCCTCGGCGCGGTCGTCGCGGCGGTCGGCGGACTCGGCTTCCTGTGGGCCCCGGCCGTGCCGGCCGTGCTCCTGAGCACGTACATCGTGCATCTGCGCGCCAAGGAGCGGCACCGGTTCGCGTTCACGATGGACCGGCGCCGGGCGGAGATGGCCGCCCAGCGGCTGCGCGAGAACCGCCCCCGCAGGCACCAGTCCACGACGACGGCTCCCACCGAGCCCGACGAGGAGCCCGAAGCGCGCCACCCCCAGCCGGAACCCGCGCCCACCGTCTCCCCGCAGGAGGCCGGCCGCCGCGCCCTCGTCGAGCAGACGGACCACGCGGAATGGGTCGACCAGCAGCGCGAGCGCGGCCGGGTCCAGGGCGACAGCTGGGAGCCGGTCCCGGTTCCCCTCCCCACGTACGTCACCGCCCCGGTCGCCCCGCGCGCCTCGGGCGGCGTCGAGGTCAACGACCCGGAGACGTGGAGTGCGGCACGCTCCAGCACGGCGGAACCCACCCAGACGGGCACCTCGCACCCCGTCGCGCCCCCGGCGGACCCGGCGCCACGCCAGCGCGGCAACCCGTCCCGCCGCAACCGCGAGCGTGGCCGTACCCCGCTGTTCGACCAGTACGACGAGGACGACCGCCCCCGCGCTGCCAACGAGTGA
- a CDS encoding protein kinase domain-containing protein, with amino-acid sequence MKRIGVSQSTAHLRFGDGWRLEPRALDAGSGRPPADRRSTLVDRLAAEGGLHPYAVADSISAALDAVVFQSTAADLQERLASPDDFLRLLDAAEADTAAAEQPGGAVADPLAVLPGQPLDSTWTVARVLGTGAAARALLVRRTADEGAAEPDSPRVFKVALDREKDARLYAEAEALKEVGGGRIAKLLAEPRELAGRTVLEIEYAGGFRSPADRDPVSLGSRLRGQGSLGYDQLERFGNDLFDALDSLAARGVRHRDIKPDNLGLFKRNDGSWQLMLFDFSLAEAPDQDIHAGTRGYLDPFLGGSRRARYDDHAEWYAAAVTLHEMASGERPVWGDGQSDPLTVVDAELYVARELVDPALSEGLTRFFERALHRDVEQRYDSLRQMAEGWRQLFRTADSARPATTPATVGMNAEDIDDVREQVAAAAGLTTPLEAAGLSPRAVSVAAGLGAATVKALLDIPPHTISRARGAGNVIRKELNRRHRQWTHDLRKRSAAKAPVPVASDASEEALESVDTLAARLTPAEGNRRTKPRPDVVRTTLQLPGAEPLDPWPAQPAIAKALGISQPTVSQHQLAAIEQWAALPWLRRIRDELVTILSEQGRVSARLDTSRRRGGFLALTLKGAELPGIAARLASRFAVVPVSLDELFLTALRELAEEQGVRWQALLKADATFAASGVLGPALASYTRLASERVAVRVTAVAEQAGPRTILLAHQAGLPARYWEAEAGNSWSRCKRRPAAPRTLRMVCGSWFPPRTRRRHRLWTAARWMSWTG; translated from the coding sequence ATGAAGCGCATCGGGGTCAGCCAATCGACGGCGCACCTGCGCTTCGGGGACGGCTGGCGGCTGGAACCACGCGCCCTGGACGCGGGCTCCGGTCGGCCGCCTGCCGACCGGCGCAGCACCCTGGTGGACCGGCTTGCCGCCGAGGGCGGCCTCCACCCGTACGCGGTTGCCGACAGCATCTCCGCAGCCCTGGACGCTGTGGTGTTCCAGTCCACCGCCGCCGATCTGCAGGAGCGGCTGGCCTCACCTGACGATTTCCTGCGTCTCCTGGACGCTGCAGAGGCTGACACGGCAGCGGCCGAGCAGCCGGGTGGCGCAGTCGCGGACCCGTTGGCCGTGCTGCCCGGCCAGCCCCTGGACAGTACGTGGACGGTCGCCAGGGTGCTCGGTACCGGAGCCGCCGCCCGCGCGCTGCTGGTGCGCCGCACGGCGGACGAAGGAGCGGCCGAGCCGGACTCTCCCCGTGTCTTCAAGGTCGCCCTCGACCGTGAGAAGGACGCCCGCCTGTATGCGGAGGCCGAGGCTCTCAAGGAGGTTGGCGGCGGCCGCATCGCCAAGCTGCTCGCCGAGCCCCGCGAACTGGCCGGTCGCACCGTGCTGGAGATCGAGTACGCAGGTGGCTTCCGTTCGCCCGCAGACCGGGACCCGGTCAGCCTCGGATCGCGGCTGCGCGGGCAGGGTTCTCTGGGCTACGACCAGTTGGAGCGGTTCGGCAACGACCTGTTCGACGCTCTCGACAGCCTGGCCGCCCGAGGGGTGCGCCACCGGGACATCAAGCCGGACAATCTGGGTCTGTTCAAGCGCAACGACGGTTCCTGGCAGTTGATGCTGTTCGACTTCTCTCTAGCCGAGGCGCCCGACCAGGACATCCATGCGGGGACCCGCGGCTATCTCGACCCCTTCCTGGGAGGCAGCCGCCGCGCACGCTATGACGATCACGCCGAGTGGTACGCCGCCGCCGTGACACTCCATGAGATGGCTTCGGGTGAACGCCCGGTGTGGGGTGACGGCCAGAGCGACCCGCTCACCGTCGTCGACGCCGAGCTGTATGTCGCCCGTGAACTGGTCGACCCGGCACTCAGTGAGGGTCTCACCCGCTTCTTCGAGCGCGCCCTGCACCGGGACGTCGAGCAGCGGTACGACAGTCTGCGCCAGATGGCCGAGGGGTGGCGGCAGCTGTTCCGTACGGCGGACTCGGCTCGCCCGGCCACCACCCCGGCCACCGTGGGCATGAACGCCGAGGACATCGACGATGTACGCGAGCAGGTCGCCGCTGCTGCCGGTCTGACCACTCCACTGGAGGCTGCCGGGCTGTCTCCGCGGGCCGTCTCGGTCGCGGCAGGCCTGGGCGCAGCCACTGTCAAAGCCCTGCTGGACATCCCGCCCCACACGATCTCCCGTGCCCGGGGCGCCGGCAACGTGATCCGCAAGGAGCTCAACCGGCGTCATCGCCAGTGGACGCACGACCTGCGCAAGAGGTCCGCGGCCAAAGCACCTGTGCCTGTTGCGTCGGATGCTTCCGAGGAGGCTCTGGAGTCGGTGGACACGCTGGCCGCTCGGCTCACCCCGGCAGAGGGGAACCGCCGTACCAAGCCGCGCCCCGACGTCGTACGCACCACGCTCCAGCTGCCCGGCGCTGAGCCGCTGGATCCCTGGCCGGCCCAGCCCGCCATCGCCAAGGCGCTGGGCATCAGTCAGCCCACCGTCTCGCAGCATCAGCTCGCGGCGATCGAGCAGTGGGCAGCCCTGCCGTGGCTTCGCCGGATCCGCGACGAGCTGGTGACCATCCTGTCCGAGCAGGGCAGGGTTAGCGCGCGTCTGGATACCTCCCGCCGACGCGGTGGCTTCCTCGCGCTCACTCTCAAGGGTGCGGAACTTCCCGGTATCGCAGCCAGGCTGGCATCCCGCTTCGCTGTCGTGCCGGTCTCGCTCGACGAGCTGTTCCTCACCGCCCTGCGTGAGCTGGCGGAGGAGCAAGGTGTGCGGTGGCAGGCCTTGTTGAAGGCGGATGCCACGTTCGCGGCCTCCGGTGTCCTTGGGCCCGCGCTCGCTTCCTACACCCGTCTCGCGTCGGAGCGCGTCGCCGTACGCGTCACTGCTGTCGCCGAGCAGGCGGGGCCGCGCACCATCCTCCTGGCCCACCAGGCCGGACTGCCCGCCCGTTACTGGGAGGCCGAGGCCGGGAACTCCTGGTCACGCTGCAAGAGGCGGCCCGCCGCCCCGCGGACGCTCCGCATGGTCTGTGGCTCCTGGTTCCCGCCGAGGACCCGCAGGCGACACCGGCTCTGGACGGCCGCACGGTGGATGTCGTGGACCGGGTGA
- a CDS encoding GNAT family N-acetyltransferase codes for MNIQSRPFDHPDAVKLNDQVQLEYIERYGDGGDVTPLDATMFDPPHGLYLLAYDESDHPVATGGWRSQERNDEGYSDGDAEIKRMYVIPEGRGHGLARRMLAALEADARAAGRTRMVLETGDRQPEAVALYTSSGYTPCSKFGHYRTYENSICMAKPLRQPQL; via the coding sequence ATGAATATCCAGTCGCGGCCTTTCGATCACCCCGATGCCGTCAAACTCAACGACCAGGTCCAGCTCGAATACATCGAGCGGTACGGGGACGGGGGCGATGTCACCCCCCTGGACGCCACGATGTTCGATCCGCCGCACGGGCTGTATCTGCTCGCCTACGACGAGTCGGACCACCCGGTCGCCACGGGCGGCTGGCGTTCCCAGGAGCGGAACGACGAGGGCTACTCCGACGGCGACGCCGAGATCAAGCGGATGTACGTGATCCCTGAAGGCCGGGGCCACGGCCTCGCCCGGCGCATGCTCGCCGCACTGGAGGCCGACGCACGCGCGGCGGGCCGTACGCGCATGGTCCTGGAGACCGGCGACAGGCAGCCCGAGGCCGTCGCCCTGTACACCTCCAGCGGCTACACGCCCTGCTCGAAGTTCGGCCACTACCGGACGTACGAGAACAGCATCTGCATGGCCAAGCCGCTCCGGCAGCCACAGCTCTGA
- a CDS encoding MarR family transcriptional regulator, with amino-acid sequence MATQHLSAALSGPTSSRPYPKASPGYGKRTAPHQPAPTGREFSLLPERERYVAGFVDHLPDGSAMDVKTLAKQLPLYGQQAVASALTALSVAGHLRRVRRLAGEGDQVRWVFHTYWSRTARDNEWWAAFLAALDHRDAPEAPAPGTASPQPWTLTEPSTPVPAVPAAAEVPPALPPEEPLVAPEPVRGPAVPQQPGPGCPSPAYLALAQLGRVEPRLALSAADCEALQELANGWFARGVDANYLIRALAAGLPEAVGSPVGFIRRRLVTKIPPQLPATRAPDATVGPVRRLTVECTECGAPGRPEALPDGLCGPCRRTTQGLGSTQEPSTEPTPGPDVHAYVSRIRRAVLDAR; translated from the coding sequence GTGGCTACTCAGCACCTTAGCGCTGCCCTGTCCGGGCCCACATCCTCGCGCCCGTACCCGAAGGCCAGTCCCGGCTACGGCAAGCGAACCGCCCCGCACCAACCCGCGCCGACGGGACGGGAGTTCTCGCTGCTGCCCGAACGGGAGCGGTACGTCGCCGGGTTCGTGGACCATCTGCCCGACGGTTCGGCCATGGACGTCAAGACGCTGGCCAAGCAACTCCCGCTCTACGGCCAGCAAGCCGTCGCCTCCGCCCTGACCGCTCTGTCCGTCGCGGGTCACCTCCGTCGCGTACGCCGCCTCGCCGGTGAAGGCGACCAGGTCCGCTGGGTCTTCCACACCTACTGGTCCCGCACCGCACGCGACAACGAATGGTGGGCCGCCTTCCTCGCCGCCCTCGACCACCGGGACGCCCCGGAAGCACCGGCCCCCGGGACTGCGTCCCCGCAGCCCTGGACCCTCACGGAGCCCTCCACGCCCGTGCCCGCCGTGCCGGCCGCCGCCGAGGTCCCGCCGGCCCTCCCGCCGGAGGAGCCGCTCGTCGCACCTGAGCCTGTACGCGGCCCCGCCGTGCCTCAGCAGCCGGGCCCCGGGTGCCCCTCGCCTGCGTACCTGGCCCTGGCGCAACTCGGCCGCGTCGAACCGCGCCTGGCCCTCTCCGCCGCCGACTGCGAAGCCCTGCAAGAGCTGGCCAACGGCTGGTTCGCACGCGGTGTGGACGCGAACTACCTCATCCGGGCGCTGGCTGCGGGCCTCCCCGAAGCGGTCGGCTCACCCGTCGGCTTCATCCGGCGCCGCCTCGTCACGAAGATCCCGCCCCAGCTGCCCGCCACCCGCGCCCCGGACGCGACCGTCGGGCCCGTTCGACGCCTCACCGTCGAGTGCACCGAATGCGGGGCCCCCGGCCGGCCCGAAGCCCTTCCCGACGGCCTCTGCGGCCCCTGCCGCCGCACCACGCAAGGCCTCGGCTCCACCCAGGAGCCGTCCACCGAACCGACGCCTGGACCCGACGTCCATGCCTACGTCAGCCGCATCCGCCGGGCAGTTCTCGACGCCCGTTGA
- a CDS encoding transposase: MTSTNPTGSDPAPRPKRRSFSPEYKLRIVAEYDAAPKNEKGAVLRRERLYHSHVTEWRAARDAGALEKLVDKRTSPARPKKPAAETENEKLRRQVERLEKELARNKAALEVMGKASALLEMISESAD, from the coding sequence ATGACCAGTACCAATCCCACGGGATCCGACCCGGCCCCCAGGCCGAAGCGCCGTTCGTTCAGTCCGGAGTACAAGCTGCGGATCGTCGCCGAGTACGACGCCGCGCCCAAGAACGAGAAGGGCGCGGTCCTGCGCCGCGAGCGCCTGTACCACTCGCACGTCACCGAGTGGCGGGCCGCGCGGGATGCCGGGGCCCTGGAAAAGCTGGTCGACAAGCGCACCAGCCCGGCGAGGCCGAAGAAGCCGGCCGCCGAGACGGAGAACGAGAAACTGCGCCGCCAGGTGGAACGGCTGGAGAAGGAACTGGCCCGGAACAAGGCCGCACTGGAAGTCATGGGAAAAGCTTCCGCGCTCTTGGAAATGATCTCCGAGAGCGCGGACTGA